The Cucurbita pepo subsp. pepo cultivar mu-cu-16 chromosome LG08, ASM280686v2, whole genome shotgun sequence genome contains a region encoding:
- the LOC111800480 gene encoding light-harvesting complex-like protein 3 isotype 2, chloroplastic isoform X1, translating to MSSSMALSSPPSHLSTLSSSLRYRNSFSSIPFSSLRTRRSPSSSSLFTIRAAADPEPAKSVTEEQESLAGTNGAMATAEEVEVVTKFEDAKWINGTWDLNQFRKHGSIDWDSVIDSVFRSEARRRKWVEKNRESSSNEDPVVFGTSIIPWWAWIKRYHLPEAETLNGRAAMVGFFMAYFVDSLSGVGLVGQMGNFFCKTLLFVAVVGVVLIRENEDIETLKKLIDETSLYDKQWRATWED from the exons ATGTCTTCTTCCATGGCTTTGTCTTCTCCTCCTTCCCATCTTTCCactctctcttcttcattACGCTACAGAAATTCCTTCTCCTCCatacctttttcttctctcagaACCAGAAGAagcccttcttcttcctctcttttcaCCATCAGAGCCGCTGCGGATCCGGAGCCGGCTAAGTCCGTAACGGAAGAGCAGGAGAGCCTCGCCGGAACCAATGGCGCGATGGCGACTGCTGAAGAAGTGGAGGTCGTTACCAAATTTGAAGACGCTAAGTGGATTAATGGAACTTGGGATCTGAATCAGTTCCGGAAACACGGAAGTATCGACTGGGATTCTGTTATTGATTCCG TTTTTCGATCAGAGGCTAGGAGGAGAAAATGGGTGGAAAAGAATCGAGAATCATCAAGTAATGAGGATCCGGTGGTGTTTGGGACATCCATAATTCcatggtgggcttggattaaGCGCTACCATCTCCCTGAAGCTGAGACACTCAATG GGCGTGCAGCGATGGTGGGGTTCTTCATGGCTTACTTTGTTGATAGCTTGAGTGGGGTAGGGTTAGTGGGTCAAATGGGCAATTTCTTCTGCAAAACTCTGTTGTTTGTGGCTGTGGTGGGAGTTGTTTTGATCAGAGAGAATGAAGATATTGAGACTTTGAAGAAGTTGATTGATGAGACAAGCTTGTATGACAAGCAATGGCGAGCAACTTGGGAGGATTAA
- the LOC111800480 gene encoding light-harvesting complex-like protein 3 isotype 2, chloroplastic isoform X2 yields MSSSMALSSPPSHLSTLSSSLRYRNSFSSIPFSSLRTRRSPSSSSLFTIRAAADPEPAKSVTEEQESLAGTNGAMATAEEVEVVTKFEDAKWINGTWDLNQFRKHGSIDWDSVIDSEARRRKWVEKNRESSSNEDPVVFGTSIIPWWAWIKRYHLPEAETLNGRAAMVGFFMAYFVDSLSGVGLVGQMGNFFCKTLLFVAVVGVVLIRENEDIETLKKLIDETSLYDKQWRATWED; encoded by the exons ATGTCTTCTTCCATGGCTTTGTCTTCTCCTCCTTCCCATCTTTCCactctctcttcttcattACGCTACAGAAATTCCTTCTCCTCCatacctttttcttctctcagaACCAGAAGAagcccttcttcttcctctcttttcaCCATCAGAGCCGCTGCGGATCCGGAGCCGGCTAAGTCCGTAACGGAAGAGCAGGAGAGCCTCGCCGGAACCAATGGCGCGATGGCGACTGCTGAAGAAGTGGAGGTCGTTACCAAATTTGAAGACGCTAAGTGGATTAATGGAACTTGGGATCTGAATCAGTTCCGGAAACACGGAAGTATCGACTGGGATTCTGTTATTGATTCCG AGGCTAGGAGGAGAAAATGGGTGGAAAAGAATCGAGAATCATCAAGTAATGAGGATCCGGTGGTGTTTGGGACATCCATAATTCcatggtgggcttggattaaGCGCTACCATCTCCCTGAAGCTGAGACACTCAATG GGCGTGCAGCGATGGTGGGGTTCTTCATGGCTTACTTTGTTGATAGCTTGAGTGGGGTAGGGTTAGTGGGTCAAATGGGCAATTTCTTCTGCAAAACTCTGTTGTTTGTGGCTGTGGTGGGAGTTGTTTTGATCAGAGAGAATGAAGATATTGAGACTTTGAAGAAGTTGATTGATGAGACAAGCTTGTATGACAAGCAATGGCGAGCAACTTGGGAGGATTAA